GTGCGTCGTGAAGACGGTGCTCTGACGGACCAGCTCGCTGGCTTCCGCATGGGTCGAACCCGTTTGAACAAACTCGCGGACCCGCTCCAAGGTGAGAAAGGCTGAGTGACCTTCGTTGGCATGCCACACTGATGGTGAGATGCCGAGCGAGCGCAACATGCGCACGCCGCCGATCCCCAGCAAAATTTCCTGACAGAGCCGCATTTCTTGATCCCCGCCGTAGAGACGGGCGGAGAGGGCGCGATCCTCCGGACTGTTCTCCGGCACATCCGTATCGATGAGAAAGAGCGGGATTCTTCCCACCAGCACTTTCCACACTGCTGCGGTCACGCGGCGACTGCCCATTTCAACGGCAAATCGGCATGACTCTCCAGACGGAGTCAGGGCCGGATGAACCGGAGATTCCTCGCGGTTGAAGGGGGAGTAGGCCGCCTCTTGCCAACCTTCCGGCGTGATCCGCTGGCGGAAATACCCTTGCGGGTACATGAATCCGATGCCGACGATCGGCAAGCCAAGATCGCTCGCCTCTTTACAATGGTCTCCGGCCAAGATCCCGAGACCGCCGCTATAAATAGGAACAGAGGCATGTAACCCAAACTCAGCGGAGAAATACGCAATGGTGGTCTTTGTCAAATCGGCATGGTTCGTTCCGGCCCAACTCTTCTTGTTGGCAAGATACTCGTCGAACAAGCGGAACACCGCCGAGTATTGCCGGAGAAACGACGGGTCTTCGGCCAATCGTGTCAACCGGTCGGGTTTGACATCGGACAAGAGTTTGACCGGGTTGTGGTTCGTGAGGAACCACAGGGTCGGATCGATTAGTTCGAACAGCTGGCGAGCTTCCAATGTCCAACTCCACCAGAGATTTTGCGCCAGTTCGGGCAGACGCTTGAGGCTCTGGGGAAGCGACCCGGAGGAACTCTTCACCGCATTACGTACATCCACAAACACTCCTTTGGTCAAGATCATGCATTCGGTATCGGCAACGGCGGGCGATCACCGGCTGGGTCAGGCGTGGCCTGCCTTATGCCACGAAGCCCAGTCTCTGGAGAATGCCACGGCGGCATACCGTTCGCCAACGATTTTTGCGACTCTGTTCAAGAGTTTGGTGAGTTGCTGGAGTTCGGAGGGGGTGAGGTCCTCACGGAACCGTGGGTGGAGTCCCCAACGCGTCTCGACTTCTTCACCTGTCACACTCGACATCACGCTGACGAGTTTGATCTCTTGGCCGGTCGATTTTTTCTGTTCAGTTAAGGTCTCAACGGGGAGAGGCGCGGTCTGTGATGCTTCCTGAGAGGGAGGAACCTGCCCTTGTAGTACCGCACTGAGGGCCGGCACGACGGCGCTGGCACAGAGCGTCGCCGCTGAGCTGAGTTGCGCATTGCCGGCTGCGCCGAGGGCGTCAGCCACTTTGTCGCCGAACTCGCGGAACATTTCGTTCTTGGTCTTGGAGTCTTCGGAGATCAAAAACTTATATCTCTCATAGGTCTGTCGACTTTCTGCGACGGTCGTGCCGATCGTCAGCACGATTTCCATCTGATCCGCGTTGTTCCCAAACGCCGGCTCCAGCACATGCTTCAACTGTTGCGTTACGGCGTCTTCCAACCCGTTCATGAATTCCATCTGGTCCTTCAGCGGGATATGCAGAGCCACCAGCCGGTCCGTGAGATTGAACATGACCTTGAGAAATTCCAGGTAGATGCCCCACTCATCCTGGCGCTTGAGCTTCAGTGCCTGGTCGGGGGCATTGCGCTTCATCATCGTGACCGATTCGCCCGACACAGCGAGCATCAGCTCGGCCAGCTGACGGAGGCGTTCCCTATATTCGGGTTTAGCAGTGGTCATAAGTGTTCCCATGAGCAACGCGGATTATAACGGAGACATGAGAGGGGAGAAAAGAGGTGGGCGGAAGAAGTTACTTCTTAAGCCGTCGGGAACCATCGATCGAAAATTAGGCGCCTCGTGTTCATGATTGAGAGGCATATTTACGGCCTTAGAAGTTAGAGGTGAACGATATACCGATGACGTTATTCGCCTCGTTTTCGGATCGAGCGGATGGCTTCAACTGAAGTCTGGCCGTAGTCCGGTGTTTCAGTCAATGTCTCCAACACTTTTATACTCGATAATGTACCAAGTTCACCGAGAAGTTCGATGAGGAACATAGTCCGTCTGTTTTTCTGAAATGAAGCCGAACGCTCAAAGATGGTGATGAGCCTTTCTCGGTTGACCAAACCAAATTCCAGCAATGATTGCACTATGTCCTGAAAGTCGGCGGCTAATTCTCGAAGGCCCTTTATGGGAAGCTTCATATCTAGTGACGGACCAGCATTCCACAGATGCATCAACGGGTCGATGGCTTCGAAAGGAATCTCTTTCCTCAACTTCTCCCAAAGGGGCGTACACTTCGCCAGGATGTCCTCATGAGATAGTGTCGATTTATTTCCCCAGAACAAGATCTCCCCATAGAGCTGCCAAGCACGTTTCGCGTCTGAGTCTAGGTTGGCCAGTTGTGCCGGGAAGGGTCGAAAAATGGCACATCCACATTGTGCGAGTGCAAATACGCGAGCAGTTTCCTGTATGTTCATGGATTCCACGTCTATTTCTGTCGCCCATCTCTCAAATGCAGGCGATGCCCTTGCATCGCGCAATGTGATCAGCTCTTCAAGGATGTAATCACAGGCAAATCCATAGCTGGGAGCTCCAAGCGAACCTCGTGTATAGAGGGTAACGAGGTCATCTTTGGACAGCTCACGGATTGCAGTGTAATAAGCGCCCTGAAATACATCCTCGAATTGCTTGCTTATTGCCGAATACGCCCATTCTCGGGCTTGCTGGGTATCGACTGCCGTAATAATCTCGTCAATCTCCTTGGCTGCGCTTTCAGCATCGACCGTCGGCTCGATCAAGTCGTAAGCCATACTTGTTTCCACCAATTGTGTATTGAGGAAAAGGTTGTTCGTTTCAAACCCAGAAAGTACTTCAACAATCTCATCTCGCAAAGGTCCGATTGTTTCATGTGCGCACCCCTGAACGAATTGAAGCGCTTGCAGTTGGAGATGATAGAGCTCAGTGCACCAGGATAGTCGTAAGAGTTTCGGGAGATAACTTGGAGGTTCGCCCTTCCAGTGCCACCGTCTAAGCAAGAGGCAACACACATACAATTCACCAGGCGTAGGACGCTCCGAGCCTTCAAGTATCCTTGAGATTTTTGGAAGTACCGGCAGAACCAGTTGGGAATTCCATGAGTTATGGCATGACGTAGCAATTAACGAAGTAGGCCATGCTGCCGTGCTACCGGGATGTTGGACAACATACATCTCTGCAAACCATTGCTCTCTGTGCTTTCTGTTTTCAGGAGGCCATCTCTTTACTATTTGGTCTACATTCGTGTCAGTCCGTCGGATCAATGATAAAGTTTCATCCAACAAGATGTCTTCGTACAAGGCCTGTCCTACTGCGCTCAAAAGAACCATGTCATAGCTCGATAAGGTTCGACGACCCGATACAAGCAACAGAGTCTTGTCATCTTGATCCTCAATGCGGGCTCTGAACTCCATTGCATTGATAAAACATGCATGTAGGACCTGTTCTGCGTCCTTCAGCGCTAAGCTCCTTGCGAGCGGCCCCCAAATACCACGTAAGCAGGCCAAGACTGTCTCAACATCTTCCAAGGCAACCAGCGTATTTCGTAACACCGTGTCATCACTGATCATCGGGATTACTAGGTCAGATAAATGTCGATGGCGCGGGCGAGCGAGATTTGAGGGCAGGAGCTGCCTCTCCGGATTGTGTCGCAGAAACGCTTCGGCTTCAAAATACAACTGGAATTGTTCGTGGCGAAAAGAGCCGCGGTTGTAGCGAACCTCTACGAGATTGGACTGTAAGGCACTAGTGAGCAGATCGATAGAGGAAGACGGATGGTCAGAAATAGTTGATGCAATCTGTTCTATCTCCCGAAGCGGAAGACTATAGGTAAACTGATCCGCCATTGCCTCCGCCATCCTCATGAAGAGCTCACGGACCCTTAGCGGCTCGCCAGTCCTCTCCGTAAGGCGACGCGTATAGGTTTCCAGCAAATCAGCCTTTGTCATGTGGGGCACACTTGCCATAGAATCTGAAAGACATTGCCCCGCCAGGCTCAATTCAAGAGGAGTCTTAAACGGCTGTAGCAAGCTCGCCACGTCTCCATGGAAGTCACCCGAGTGCGCCTCAAAGACGGCCTTTCTCTCCTCCAAAGAGAGGTCAGCAAAAGTCAGTGTTTCACCCCTGAGATGCTGCGGTAGCTGTAGCTGACTCTGAGCGGTGATAATGACGGGAAGCGGTTCTTTGAGAACCAAAGATTGGAGTTCCTGCAAGAATCTGTCTTTCTTATCATGAGGACATTCGTTGAACGCATCCACAAGCAGGGCTGTCCGTTTATTGAGAGTCTTGCATCGATGCATTAAGTCCGCAAAGTTACCCGGATGAAGGTAGGACACGCTCACATCGAGAAGATGTGACAGGTCGCCGTCATAGTTTTTCACCTGCACAAAGATGATGACGATGCCGTTCGCTAGAGACTGCAAGGCGATGTGAAGAAGTAGTTCTGTTTTCCCGCTTCCAGAAGGTCCGATGATTTGGTAGTGCTTGCCCTCCGAAATGATCCCGATCACCTCTGTAGTTTTACATGTGCGGTCTGTCCCTCGAAGCGTAAGAGGAACAAGCTTTCCAATCCGCGGCCTCCAAAAATCATAAAAACGTTCGACATAGCTTGAGACCGACGAGAGAGCCTCATCAGCTGTAGTGTCTCGGAGCTGGCTATCTTTCTCCCATTTCGTCAACGCGAGATACATGACAAGGGCTTGCCATTGCTTCTTGTTCCAGTTTGGTGATCGTGAGCCTGTGAGAGTTAGAGTTTTCAGACACTCCCGGTAGCCGACTACCTTGGCTTTAAAGTTTCCTTCTGTCACAGTCGAGCCCATTGGGATTTCAGGATAAATGCAAACAATTCCTTCTACAGATTGGTAAAAGTAGTCATTGCCAGGGATGAGCCACTGGTCTGGGTGTTTTGCAGAAAGCTTGCGGACTTCATCACTAAGCGCATACTTGCATTGGACAGCTTGCGTATGAGGATTGGGTAAGAGGAGCTTCTTTCTCGACCCGTCTGGCAGAACCAAAGCCCACTCACCGTTAATTTCGCCCTCCACTGGCTGGTTAAATGCCTTCAGTTCGATGAGTGCCGCACAGCGCTCCGTCACAACAAAAAAGTCGATCTGGCGAGGACGAGTCGGCGGGGTGAAGTTTGCTAGGATGATGGCCGCACAATTGGCTTGACGAAGATCATCACAGATGTGATTGAGGAAGGATCTTTCGGATTGCTGTTCTAGCGGAGAGCCGAT
The nucleotide sequence above comes from Nitrospira sp.. Encoded proteins:
- a CDS encoding NERD domain-containing protein; amino-acid sequence: MTTSIDVYIGSPLEQQSERSFLNHICDDLRQANCAAIILANFTPPTRPRQIDFFVVTERCAALIELKAFNQPVEGEINGEWALVLPDGSRKKLLLPNPHTQAVQCKYALSDEVRKLSAKHPDQWLIPGNDYFYQSVEGIVCIYPEIPMGSTVTEGNFKAKVVGYRECLKTLTLTGSRSPNWNKKQWQALVMYLALTKWEKDSQLRDTTADEALSSVSSYVERFYDFWRPRIGKLVPLTLRGTDRTCKTTEVIGIISEGKHYQIIGPSGSGKTELLLHIALQSLANGIVIIFVQVKNYDGDLSHLLDVSVSYLHPGNFADLMHRCKTLNKRTALLVDAFNECPHDKKDRFLQELQSLVLKEPLPVIITAQSQLQLPQHLRGETLTFADLSLEERKAVFEAHSGDFHGDVASLLQPFKTPLELSLAGQCLSDSMASVPHMTKADLLETYTRRLTERTGEPLRVRELFMRMAEAMADQFTYSLPLREIEQIASTISDHPSSSIDLLTSALQSNLVEVRYNRGSFRHEQFQLYFEAEAFLRHNPERQLLPSNLARPRHRHLSDLVIPMISDDTVLRNTLVALEDVETVLACLRGIWGPLARSLALKDAEQVLHACFINAMEFRARIEDQDDKTLLLVSGRRTLSSYDMVLLSAVGQALYEDILLDETLSLIRRTDTNVDQIVKRWPPENRKHREQWFAEMYVVQHPGSTAAWPTSLIATSCHNSWNSQLVLPVLPKISRILEGSERPTPGELYVCCLLLRRWHWKGEPPSYLPKLLRLSWCTELYHLQLQALQFVQGCAHETIGPLRDEIVEVLSGFETNNLFLNTQLVETSMAYDLIEPTVDAESAAKEIDEIITAVDTQQAREWAYSAISKQFEDVFQGAYYTAIRELSKDDLVTLYTRGSLGAPSYGFACDYILEELITLRDARASPAFERWATEIDVESMNIQETARVFALAQCGCAIFRPFPAQLANLDSDAKRAWQLYGEILFWGNKSTLSHEDILAKCTPLWEKLRKEIPFEAIDPLMHLWNAGPSLDMKLPIKGLRELAADFQDIVQSLLEFGLVNRERLITIFERSASFQKNRRTMFLIELLGELGTLSSIKVLETLTETPDYGQTSVEAIRSIRKRGE